Proteins encoded together in one Synechococcus sp. A15-62 window:
- the purF gene encoding amidophosphoribosyltransferase: MCGIIGMFCVDSVNQQIYDNLLLLQHRGQDSAGIVTMDNHTFHVHKQRGRVREAFRTRDMRKLLGNAGIGHVRYATRGAAASEEEVQPFYVNAPYGITFVHNGNLTNTHQLEQDLFKIDRRHTNSTSDTEMLVNVLATEIQSQLTGRDLTPDQLFNAVASLHHRVQGSYAAIALIAGHGMLAFRDPYGIRPLILGRRLSEQGREEWIVASESLVIENSGYEIVRDVDPGEAVFIDVDSNLHQRQCADSPRLIPCAFEYVYLARPDSVMNGISVYESRLRMGDRLAQTIAETLPAGDIDVVMPIPDSARPSAMQVAKQLGLDYREGFYKNRYVGRTFIMPGQAERKKSVRQKLNALGTEFAGKNVLIVDDSIVRGTTSREIVQMARCAGANKVTFTSAAPPVRYPNVYGINMPTRAELLAHGRTSDEISDVLGADHVVYQTVENLLESIVENTEIKDLEMSCFDGHYVTGGIDEDYFQWLEQNCSS, from the coding sequence ATGTGCGGCATTATCGGAATGTTCTGTGTTGACTCAGTCAACCAACAGATCTACGACAATCTGCTTCTGCTTCAGCACCGTGGTCAGGACTCGGCAGGGATTGTCACGATGGACAATCACACCTTCCACGTGCACAAACAAAGGGGACGTGTGCGTGAAGCCTTTCGCACACGAGACATGCGAAAGCTGCTGGGCAATGCCGGGATCGGTCACGTTCGTTATGCCACCCGTGGTGCTGCTGCATCAGAAGAGGAAGTTCAGCCGTTCTATGTGAATGCCCCCTATGGCATCACTTTTGTTCACAACGGCAATCTCACCAACACCCATCAGCTTGAGCAGGATCTGTTCAAGATTGATCGTCGTCATACCAATTCGACCAGTGATACGGAGATGCTGGTCAATGTGTTGGCCACGGAGATTCAATCTCAGCTCACAGGTCGTGATCTGACACCGGATCAGTTGTTTAATGCGGTGGCATCACTGCATCACCGCGTTCAGGGTTCCTACGCAGCGATCGCTTTGATTGCGGGCCACGGAATGCTGGCGTTTCGGGATCCCTACGGAATTCGGCCTTTGATTCTCGGCAGGCGTCTTTCTGAACAGGGCCGAGAGGAGTGGATTGTCGCCAGTGAATCGCTGGTGATTGAAAACAGCGGCTACGAGATCGTTCGTGATGTTGACCCTGGAGAAGCGGTGTTTATTGACGTTGATTCGAACTTGCACCAGCGTCAGTGTGCGGACTCTCCACGATTGATTCCCTGCGCATTTGAATACGTGTATTTGGCGCGGCCGGATTCTGTCATGAACGGCATTTCGGTGTATGAGTCCCGGCTGCGCATGGGTGATCGCCTGGCTCAAACCATTGCCGAAACGTTGCCTGCTGGTGATATCGATGTTGTGATGCCGATTCCTGATTCAGCAAGGCCTTCGGCAATGCAGGTGGCCAAGCAATTGGGTCTCGATTATCGCGAAGGCTTTTACAAAAACCGCTATGTCGGTCGAACCTTCATCATGCCCGGTCAAGCTGAACGCAAGAAATCAGTTCGGCAAAAACTCAACGCTCTCGGTACTGAATTTGCCGGAAAGAATGTTTTGATTGTGGACGATTCGATTGTTCGTGGCACAACGTCCCGCGAGATTGTTCAGATGGCACGCTGCGCTGGTGCCAACAAGGTGACGTTCACGTCGGCCGCTCCACCGGTTCGCTATCCCAATGTGTATGGGATCAACATGCCAACCCGGGCAGAACTGCTGGCCCACGGCCGAACCAGTGATGAGATTTCAGATGTTCTCGGGGCCGATCATGTTGTCTACCAGACCGTTGAGAATCTACTGGAAAGCATTGTTGAGAACACCGAGATCAAGGACCTTGAGATGTCTTGTTTTGATGGCCACTATGTGACCGGGGGAATTGACGAAGATTATTTCCAATGGCTGGAGCAGAATTGCAGCTCCTGA
- a CDS encoding DNA topoisomerase (ATP-hydrolyzing) subunit A, translating into MAEERVQPIALHQEMQRSYLEYAMSVIVGRALPDARDGLKPVQRRILYAMQELGLTPDRPYRKCARVVGDVLGKYHPHGDQAVYDALVRLVQSFSSRHPLLDGHGNFGSVDDDPPAAMRYTETRLAPISHQAMLEEIGEDTVDFAPNFDGSQQEPTVLPAQLPFLLLNGCSGIAVGMATSIPPHNLGEVVDGLIALIRKPELSDEKLLELIPGPDFPTGGEVLISSGLRDTYLHGRGSIPMRGVAHTEEVQPGKGRHKRNAVIVTELPYQLSKAGWIEKLAESVNDGKIGGIADIRDESDREGMRVVVELRRDADPEKVLKDLQRRTALQSNFGAILLALVDGQPQQLSLRQLLQTFLDFRELTLIRRTSHALRKTEDRLEVVEGLITALNSLQAVIAMIQEANDAASARASLMVRLDLSERQADAVLAMPLRRLTGLEQESLRQELDELRAERQRLKLLLDNRDQLLDAMVTELKALKKRFSTPRRTRLVEGGDALMAERAASQRPNTELLRQQALAALPGDGRVLIQADGQVKIVTPQVLGRLHLNDPCPVGDAPSPARVILPIEPPPRLLAVSAGGRIAQVRWEFAGQQPGPIDRFLPTGLDGDPIVSLLSLPSQNIDALSLGLLSSDGRFKRLPLSEVVDLSGRATSVLKLKEGVELNNAVICRDQGTLVLISDIGRLLRLRINEKSLPLMGRLAQGPMTMRLLPGEQMVGAVCTEQAPLMLFSQRGMIGRIDCSGVRYNQRGDLGSMAVQVDAESDRLVGVSAGPGLVGVRTSKDRHGRLNPDNITISKPGDKLMEKTSLQSGETIIEVINAIQPNP; encoded by the coding sequence ATGGCTGAGGAGCGCGTTCAACCGATCGCCCTGCATCAGGAGATGCAGCGCTCCTACCTCGAATACGCGATGAGCGTGATCGTGGGTCGGGCGTTGCCCGATGCCCGCGATGGCCTCAAACCTGTCCAACGGCGGATTCTTTACGCCATGCAGGAACTGGGGCTCACCCCAGACCGTCCTTATCGGAAATGCGCAAGGGTTGTTGGTGACGTCCTCGGCAAATATCACCCCCACGGGGATCAGGCCGTCTACGACGCCTTGGTGCGGCTTGTTCAGAGCTTCTCCAGCCGTCACCCACTGCTCGACGGGCATGGCAATTTCGGCTCGGTGGATGACGACCCACCGGCTGCTATGCGGTACACCGAAACCCGCCTGGCACCGATCTCCCACCAGGCGATGCTTGAGGAGATCGGTGAAGACACGGTTGATTTCGCACCGAACTTCGATGGGTCCCAGCAGGAACCCACCGTTCTTCCCGCCCAACTTCCCTTCCTGCTGCTGAACGGCTGCTCAGGCATCGCCGTTGGCATGGCCACCAGCATTCCCCCGCACAATCTGGGGGAGGTAGTGGATGGCCTGATCGCCCTGATCCGCAAGCCGGAGCTGAGTGACGAGAAACTGCTGGAGCTGATCCCGGGACCCGACTTCCCCACGGGAGGCGAAGTGCTGATCAGCTCAGGCCTGCGGGACACCTACTTGCATGGACGCGGCAGCATCCCGATGCGCGGTGTGGCCCATACCGAAGAGGTGCAACCGGGCAAGGGACGTCACAAACGCAACGCCGTGATCGTCACGGAACTGCCGTATCAGCTCAGCAAGGCCGGCTGGATTGAAAAACTGGCCGAATCCGTCAACGACGGAAAAATCGGGGGAATCGCTGACATCCGCGACGAGAGCGACCGCGAAGGTATGCGCGTGGTGGTGGAGCTGCGCCGCGATGCGGATCCGGAGAAGGTGCTGAAGGATCTGCAGCGTCGAACAGCGCTGCAGAGCAACTTTGGAGCCATTCTGCTGGCCCTGGTGGATGGACAACCCCAGCAGCTGTCGCTGCGCCAACTGCTGCAGACCTTCCTTGATTTCAGGGAACTGACCCTGATCCGGCGCACCAGTCATGCCCTGCGCAAGACCGAAGACCGGCTTGAGGTAGTGGAAGGGCTGATCACAGCCCTGAACAGCCTTCAAGCCGTGATCGCCATGATCCAGGAGGCGAATGACGCCGCCTCAGCCCGCGCCAGCCTGATGGTGCGCCTCGATCTCAGCGAACGGCAGGCGGATGCGGTGTTGGCCATGCCCCTGAGGCGTCTGACCGGACTCGAACAGGAAAGCCTGCGCCAGGAATTGGATGAGCTGCGGGCGGAACGTCAACGCCTCAAGTTGCTTCTGGACAACCGGGATCAGCTGCTGGACGCGATGGTGACAGAGCTCAAGGCATTGAAAAAACGCTTCAGCACCCCGCGGCGAACACGCTTGGTGGAAGGCGGTGATGCCCTAATGGCCGAACGAGCGGCCAGCCAACGCCCGAACACGGAATTGCTGCGTCAGCAGGCCCTGGCTGCACTGCCCGGAGATGGTCGGGTACTGATCCAGGCCGATGGACAAGTGAAGATCGTCACCCCCCAGGTGCTGGGCCGGCTGCACCTCAATGATCCTTGCCCCGTTGGTGATGCACCATCTCCGGCACGGGTAATCCTGCCCATCGAACCACCACCGCGACTGCTGGCGGTGAGCGCGGGGGGACGCATCGCCCAGGTGCGCTGGGAATTTGCCGGCCAGCAACCCGGCCCAATTGACCGTTTCCTGCCCACAGGTCTGGACGGCGACCCCATCGTTTCGCTGCTGTCCCTGCCCAGCCAAAACATCGATGCTTTGAGTCTCGGCTTGCTCAGCAGCGATGGACGCTTTAAGCGCCTCCCCCTCAGTGAAGTGGTGGACCTTTCCGGTCGGGCCACCAGCGTTCTCAAGTTGAAAGAAGGCGTTGAGCTCAACAACGCGGTGATCTGCCGCGACCAGGGAACACTGGTGCTGATCAGCGACATCGGTCGCCTGCTGCGGCTGCGCATCAACGAAAAATCCCTGCCACTGATGGGTCGATTGGCGCAAGGACCCATGACCATGCGATTGCTCCCCGGAGAACAGATGGTCGGAGCCGTCTGCACGGAACAGGCACCACTGATGCTGTTCAGCCAGCGGGGAATGATCGGCCGCATCGATTGTTCAGGCGTGCGCTACAACCAGCGGGGCGATCTCGGCAGCATGGCGGTGCAGGTTGATGCGGAATCAGATCGCCTTGTGGGAGTCAGCGCTGGACCAGGTCTTGTCGGAGTGCGCACCAGCAAGGACCGTCACGGACGCTTGAATCCGGACAACATCACCATCTCAAAACCTGGAGACAAACTGATGGAGAAAACGTCTCTTCAGAGCGGAGAAACCATCATTGAAGTGATCAACGCCATTCAACCGAATCCCTGA
- a CDS encoding tetratricopeptide repeat protein, with product MLRRIGLRRTLATALVVLGGWFSAPSANALIPYVYLPTEEELKGSSIGIGRTAAQLLQLGQAKDAARLAALAVRLNPNDERFWSILAEAQLRNNNLEDASRSLARAKQLNPEKAGLWFAEAAIALRAERPDDAVPLITRGLQLDPDNAPAYFDLGNARIMQGKLPLALKSFERATALKPEFWEALNNQALVLYEMGQRQQAVRRWRRVLKLENNAEPMLALAAALHQRGEQSEAIQLASTALAKNPNYVLPLHQAEQLWGVRIREATAQLLSEPQLTNSVERAQANATWKKSQ from the coding sequence GTGCTGCGTCGAATTGGCTTGCGTCGAACGCTGGCGACTGCACTGGTCGTTCTGGGGGGTTGGTTCAGTGCCCCATCAGCCAACGCCCTGATCCCCTACGTCTACCTGCCCACAGAAGAGGAGCTCAAGGGCTCGTCGATCGGCATCGGACGGACCGCTGCACAGCTGCTTCAGCTGGGGCAAGCCAAGGACGCTGCACGACTCGCAGCGCTGGCGGTGCGGCTCAACCCCAATGACGAACGGTTCTGGTCGATCCTGGCGGAGGCTCAACTCCGCAACAACAACCTCGAGGATGCAAGCCGGTCTCTGGCCCGCGCCAAGCAGCTGAATCCCGAAAAGGCCGGCCTGTGGTTCGCCGAAGCAGCCATCGCCCTGCGGGCCGAACGACCGGACGATGCCGTTCCCTTGATCACCCGCGGACTTCAATTGGATCCGGACAACGCTCCGGCCTATTTCGACCTCGGCAACGCCAGGATCATGCAGGGCAAACTCCCTCTGGCCCTGAAATCATTCGAAAGAGCCACCGCTCTGAAGCCGGAGTTCTGGGAAGCCCTGAACAACCAAGCCCTGGTGCTTTATGAGATGGGCCAGCGTCAGCAAGCTGTGCGGCGTTGGCGCCGCGTGTTGAAGCTGGAGAACAACGCAGAACCGATGCTTGCCCTGGCCGCAGCTCTGCATCAACGGGGTGAGCAGAGCGAGGCGATCCAGCTCGCCTCCACAGCGTTGGCCAAGAATCCCAACTACGTCCTGCCCCTGCATCAAGCGGAACAGCTTTGGGGGGTGCGCATCCGTGAGGCGACGGCACAATTGCTGAGCGAGCCGCAGCTCACCAACAGCGTGGAACGAGCCCAAGCCAACGCAACGTGGAAGAAAAGCCAGTGA
- the queG gene encoding tRNA epoxyqueuosine(34) reductase QueG, which translates to MQGHVTDQQTLLSQALKRRAAEEGFNPVGIARIPGSPRLQLRTKALQRWLDHGHQADMAWMAAPRRRDPRLLLEGANSVLAVGLNYYVDAQPSPGSLKVARYGWGRDYHRVVDQRLRRIGRWLSEQRPDCGWRACVDATPLLDKAWAEEAGLGWIGKHSNLIHPERGSWMVIGHLLTTEPLDADPPARSLCGRCSACIDACPTEAIHEPFVVDARRCLAFHTIENREEELPENIRAALGPWVAGCDICQDVCPWNHRSLPQSNDPDMQPRPWLLNLHKEEIQTWDDSVWDQNLRGSALRRIKPWMWRRNAAAAQPDPTPTL; encoded by the coding sequence ATGCAAGGGCATGTCACCGATCAACAAACGCTGTTGAGCCAGGCTCTGAAGCGCCGCGCCGCTGAGGAAGGGTTCAATCCCGTTGGCATTGCCAGAATCCCGGGAAGTCCACGGCTGCAGCTGCGCACCAAAGCGTTGCAGCGCTGGTTGGACCATGGCCATCAAGCCGACATGGCCTGGATGGCCGCCCCCCGACGACGAGACCCCAGGCTTCTCTTGGAAGGAGCCAACAGCGTGCTCGCCGTTGGCCTGAACTATTACGTCGACGCCCAACCCTCCCCCGGCTCCCTCAAGGTCGCCCGCTACGGCTGGGGACGGGACTATCACAGGGTTGTGGATCAACGGCTGCGACGGATCGGTCGCTGGCTGTCGGAACAACGGCCCGACTGTGGCTGGCGCGCCTGTGTTGACGCCACACCGTTACTGGACAAGGCCTGGGCTGAGGAAGCCGGCCTGGGCTGGATCGGCAAGCACAGCAATCTGATTCATCCCGAACGGGGCTCGTGGATGGTGATCGGCCATCTGCTGACCACAGAGCCCTTGGACGCCGACCCACCAGCCCGCAGCCTCTGTGGACGCTGCAGCGCCTGCATCGATGCCTGCCCCACGGAGGCAATTCACGAGCCTTTTGTGGTGGATGCAAGGCGATGCCTGGCCTTTCACACGATCGAAAATCGTGAGGAGGAGCTACCGGAGAACATTCGCGCCGCCCTTGGACCGTGGGTGGCGGGGTGTGACATCTGCCAGGACGTCTGCCCCTGGAACCATCGAAGCTTGCCCCAGAGCAACGATCCCGACATGCAGCCGCGCCCATGGCTGCTGAATTTGCACAAGGAGGAGATTCAGACCTGGGATGACAGCGTCTGGGACCAAAACCTGCGGGGGTCGGCATTGCGCCGGATCAAACCCTGGATGTGGCGACGCAACGCCGCTGCAGCACAACCGGATCCCACACCTACGCTTTAG
- a CDS encoding HpsJ family protein produces MTGTETGRLAPLLRWLGLTLVVILILQMLAVLVGVDWSADAPRPQITGPLVALAPLGFAGLLICLIGSRLHHPHQQRTPLRLLIAVLSALLALGMVIAVPMSLDGGAGDVARQRNLEQGREALKDARAFRADAAQVTSLGEQLAQAGQLAADATEDDKLRAAEKMVDDQIAQMEAQLKTVEAGQARESQQRFIGGTITAVVLAIAFVLLAFTAVL; encoded by the coding sequence GTGACCGGCACTGAGACAGGACGCCTCGCTCCATTGCTGCGATGGCTTGGCTTGACCCTCGTGGTGATCCTCATCCTGCAGATGCTGGCTGTTCTTGTCGGTGTCGACTGGAGTGCGGATGCTCCTCGCCCGCAGATCACCGGACCGCTGGTGGCCCTGGCTCCCTTGGGATTTGCCGGTTTGTTGATCTGTTTGATCGGATCACGGCTCCATCATCCCCATCAGCAGCGCACTCCTTTGCGTCTGCTGATCGCAGTTCTTTCAGCGCTTTTAGCCCTCGGCATGGTGATTGCCGTGCCCATGTCCCTGGATGGGGGTGCGGGCGACGTGGCCCGCCAGCGCAACCTGGAACAGGGCCGCGAGGCGCTGAAGGATGCCCGAGCCTTCCGCGCCGATGCAGCCCAGGTCACCTCCTTGGGTGAGCAGTTGGCCCAGGCCGGTCAACTCGCTGCCGATGCCACCGAGGACGACAAGCTGCGGGCTGCCGAAAAGATGGTGGACGATCAGATTGCCCAGATGGAGGCCCAACTCAAGACCGTTGAGGCCGGTCAGGCGCGGGAATCCCAGCAGCGGTTCATTGGTGGAACCATCACGGCGGTGGTTCTTGCGATTGCGTTTGTACTGCTCGCCTTCACGGCAGTGCTCTGA
- a CDS encoding DUF502 domain-containing protein, producing MVQSNPRPDLPLSARLRQDLKNDLIAGLLVVIPLATTIWLSTIVSRFVLAFLTSIPKQFNPFITLNPLLQDLINLALGLTVPLMGILLIGLMARNIVGRWLLEFGEGTLSRIPLAGSVYKTLKQLLETFFRDNSSRFRRVVLVEYPREGLFSVGFVTGEVGPSLQSDLKEPLLSVFIPTAPNPTTGWYTLVPAGSVRELEISVEEAFRTIISAGIVNPDDREAPVNRSFSSLMAQLRASASPSS from the coding sequence TTGGTCCAGTCCAATCCCAGACCTGATCTGCCGCTTTCCGCAAGGCTTCGGCAGGATCTGAAAAACGACCTGATCGCAGGGTTGCTGGTGGTTATTCCATTGGCAACCACCATTTGGCTTTCAACGATCGTCAGTCGCTTTGTTCTGGCGTTCCTGACCTCGATTCCGAAGCAGTTCAATCCGTTCATCACCCTGAACCCACTGCTTCAGGATCTGATCAATCTGGCTCTCGGTCTCACGGTGCCTCTGATGGGCATCCTTCTGATCGGTCTGATGGCCCGCAACATTGTGGGTCGCTGGCTGTTGGAGTTCGGTGAAGGCACCTTGAGCCGGATTCCCCTGGCTGGCTCGGTCTACAAGACGCTGAAGCAGCTGCTGGAGACCTTTTTCCGCGACAACTCCTCGCGCTTCCGTCGTGTTGTTCTCGTTGAGTACCCCAGGGAGGGGTTGTTCAGCGTTGGTTTTGTCACCGGGGAGGTGGGTCCTTCTCTTCAATCCGATCTGAAGGAGCCCCTGTTGAGCGTCTTCATTCCCACTGCTCCGAATCCCACCACCGGTTGGTACACCCTTGTTCCAGCGGGATCCGTCCGAGAGCTTGAGATCAGCGTTGAAGAAGCCTTCCGAACGATCATTTCGGCCGGCATCGTCAACCCTGATGATCGTGAAGCTCCTGTGAACCGGAGTTTCTCCAGCCTCATGGCCCAATTACGGGCTTCTGCATCTCCCTCCAGCTGA
- the nusB gene encoding transcription antitermination factor NusB encodes MATRSLTRELALLVLGQVPEQKSASVADLALDSILDQALDTLTQHWRESLDASAAELDQAQQSLLDSELQQGEIGTHDIVRTHLRASLGSAEQVLNGLSASLELPRLLLLGDQEQIRRGAMERVQKVLTQREGIDKRLDQVMEGWRLTRLPRIDRDILRLAVVDLESLRTPAPVAFNEAVELANRYSDEQGRRMINGVLRRFHDAQSKASA; translated from the coding sequence ATGGCGACACGATCCCTTACACGCGAGCTGGCCTTGCTGGTTCTTGGTCAGGTGCCGGAACAGAAGTCAGCCTCAGTTGCTGACCTGGCCCTTGATTCGATCCTGGACCAGGCTCTCGATACCCTCACCCAGCACTGGCGTGAGTCGCTTGATGCCAGTGCTGCAGAGCTCGACCAGGCGCAGCAGTCTTTGTTGGACAGTGAGTTGCAGCAGGGCGAAATCGGAACCCATGACATCGTTCGCACCCACTTGCGCGCCTCCTTGGGTTCCGCTGAACAGGTGCTGAATGGATTGTCCGCCAGTCTTGAGTTGCCTCGGCTGTTGTTGCTTGGCGACCAGGAGCAGATCCGCCGCGGCGCTATGGAGCGGGTTCAAAAGGTGTTGACCCAGCGCGAGGGCATCGATAAACGGCTGGATCAGGTGATGGAGGGCTGGAGACTGACCCGACTGCCTCGGATCGATCGGGACATCCTCCGGTTGGCTGTCGTTGACCTGGAAAGCCTGCGCACTCCGGCTCCGGTGGCATTCAACGAGGCGGTTGAGCTGGCCAACCGCTATAGCGATGAGCAGGGTCGCCGGATGATCAATGGTGTGTTGCGTCGTTTCCACGACGCTCAATCGAAAGCATCGGCCTGA
- the ftsY gene encoding signal recognition particle-docking protein FtsY, translated as MVFNWFERQAEESPQPEPTPTPAPTPEPTDAGKEAPVSAAPEPTPAPAATEEEDEALVWAREAYARLKAQQQAAAPVVEAAPEPTPAPSPEPAPTPPPTPTPGPAPLPTPSPAPAPGLSLLEQAAAQRQQRQQDLDERAFEAPPAPTPAPTPAPVVDSEEPQLGDFDQDFTWSAEVLAAQGRRVDQVSLEEIDWLGRLRRGLEKTRQGFVTSLLENLGDDPLTPEVLDDLETLLLRADAGVQATDQVLDALRQRMNEEVVDPAEGIRFLKEQLRGLLDAPIQASGVPLLAPERDRLNIWLMVGVNGVGKTTTLGKLANLAVRSGYSALIAAADTFRAAAVQQVEVWGERSDVPVVSNPSSNADPAAVVFDAIGAARSRKSDLLLVDTAGRLQTKHNLMEELQKVRKIIDRLAPEAKVESLLVLDASQGQNGLRQAMAFAQAAGLTGVVITKLDGTARGGVALAVSSEAGLPIRFIGAGEGIRDLRPFNSFEFVEALLAGR; from the coding sequence ATGGTGTTCAACTGGTTCGAACGACAGGCTGAGGAGTCTCCGCAGCCGGAGCCGACGCCCACCCCCGCGCCTACGCCGGAACCGACAGATGCTGGAAAGGAAGCTCCCGTTTCAGCAGCGCCGGAGCCGACTCCAGCTCCAGCAGCCACTGAGGAAGAAGACGAAGCCCTGGTTTGGGCCCGTGAGGCCTATGCCCGTCTGAAGGCTCAACAACAGGCCGCGGCTCCTGTCGTTGAAGCGGCCCCCGAGCCCACCCCTGCGCCAAGTCCAGAACCAGCGCCTACACCTCCACCAACCCCAACCCCAGGACCGGCACCGTTACCAACGCCGTCTCCAGCACCAGCCCCCGGACTGTCGCTGCTGGAGCAGGCCGCGGCTCAGCGTCAGCAGCGTCAGCAGGATCTGGATGAAAGGGCTTTCGAGGCTCCCCCTGCACCCACGCCGGCTCCGACTCCTGCGCCAGTTGTCGACTCAGAAGAGCCGCAGTTGGGGGACTTTGATCAGGATTTCACCTGGTCTGCTGAGGTGCTTGCAGCCCAGGGCCGTCGCGTCGATCAGGTTTCCCTAGAGGAAATCGATTGGTTGGGTCGGCTTCGCCGCGGCCTTGAAAAGACCCGTCAGGGCTTTGTCACCAGCCTTCTGGAGAATCTCGGTGATGACCCGCTGACGCCGGAGGTTCTCGATGATCTGGAAACTCTTCTACTGCGGGCGGATGCTGGAGTTCAGGCCACCGATCAGGTGCTGGATGCCTTGCGTCAGCGGATGAATGAGGAGGTGGTCGACCCCGCGGAAGGGATTCGCTTCCTGAAGGAACAGCTGCGTGGCTTGTTGGATGCGCCGATCCAGGCCAGTGGTGTTCCTCTGCTGGCGCCGGAACGGGATCGCCTCAACATTTGGTTGATGGTGGGGGTGAATGGGGTTGGCAAGACCACCACCCTGGGGAAACTCGCCAACCTTGCTGTTCGCAGCGGCTATTCGGCTCTGATCGCGGCCGCAGATACCTTCCGGGCTGCAGCCGTGCAGCAGGTTGAGGTCTGGGGAGAGCGCAGTGATGTTCCGGTGGTCTCCAACCCCAGCAGCAATGCCGACCCCGCTGCCGTTGTCTTCGATGCGATTGGCGCCGCCCGCTCGCGCAAGTCTGATCTGCTGTTGGTGGACACCGCTGGACGCTTGCAGACCAAGCACAACCTGATGGAGGAACTCCAAAAAGTCAGGAAGATCATCGACCGTTTGGCGCCGGAGGCGAAGGTCGAATCCTTGCTGGTTCTTGATGCAAGCCAGGGTCAGAACGGGCTTCGCCAGGCCATGGCTTTTGCCCAGGCGGCCGGCCTCACCGGCGTTGTGATCACCAAACTCGACGGCACAGCCCGTGGCGGTGTTGCTCTGGCGGTGTCGTCTGAGGCGGGATTGCCGATTCGTTTCATCGGCGCTGGCGAAGGAATCCGCGATCTGCGCCCCTTCAACAGTTTTGAATTCGTTGAGGCTCTGCTGGCTGGACGCTGA
- a CDS encoding PP2C family protein-serine/threonine phosphatase, whose amino-acid sequence MSSKPPGRHPSAAQRTGNPSPEAMASLRQLFDSLSSEQRRNQDLLVSLGFALRSFTNLQRFLELVPVVASRLVGVEGALLVPFQSDGRLWRDQLQGSPAELSQDLLQRLAAFEPGSAVGFGSDDQQLLALDRLVQRCLPKAALFATSVTARGRTRGRLYVYARNGGLVWTEVHRRHVQLVADLAGVAIENDQMLQDARRHERVDRQLSIGAEIQAQLLPDRCPVIEGVDLAARCRPAFQVGGDYYDFIPTRPELIGRRRERGRWALVMGDVMGKGVPAGLLMTMLRGMLRAEVLSGLPPDRILHDLNQLAQEDLAQSHRFVTLFYSDLDPRTLRLRYANAAHNPPLLWRAERRVIMRLDAAGLLIGLQPEAEFALGEVRLEPGDVLLYYTDGVTEAPGITGDRFDEARLIRALETACRSGQGAQGILESLFERLDRFVGPDRQLEDDASLVVLKVPEAVTLPSVQGRSIA is encoded by the coding sequence TTGAGCAGCAAGCCGCCCGGACGTCACCCCAGCGCTGCGCAGCGGACCGGGAACCCCTCGCCCGAGGCGATGGCTTCGTTGCGTCAGCTGTTTGACAGCCTCAGCAGTGAACAGCGCCGCAATCAGGATCTGTTGGTCTCCCTGGGGTTTGCTCTCCGCAGCTTCACCAACCTCCAGCGTTTTCTTGAGCTTGTGCCCGTCGTGGCCTCGCGTCTGGTGGGTGTTGAGGGGGCTTTGCTTGTTCCGTTTCAGTCGGATGGTCGCCTCTGGCGTGATCAGTTGCAGGGGAGTCCAGCTGAGCTGTCCCAGGATCTTCTGCAGCGCTTAGCGGCCTTTGAACCGGGATCTGCCGTTGGTTTCGGCAGCGACGATCAGCAGTTGCTGGCCCTCGACCGTCTGGTGCAACGCTGCTTGCCCAAAGCTGCTTTGTTCGCCACGTCTGTGACGGCCCGTGGTCGGACGCGGGGCCGCCTTTACGTCTACGCCCGCAACGGCGGGTTGGTCTGGACCGAGGTGCACCGTCGGCACGTTCAGTTGGTGGCGGATCTTGCTGGTGTTGCGATCGAAAACGATCAGATGCTGCAGGATGCCCGTCGGCATGAGCGGGTGGATCGACAACTCAGCATCGGCGCGGAGATTCAGGCCCAGTTGTTGCCGGACCGTTGCCCCGTGATCGAGGGCGTTGACCTGGCCGCGCGCTGCCGGCCCGCTTTTCAGGTGGGCGGTGACTACTACGACTTCATTCCCACCCGTCCGGAACTCATCGGCCGACGCCGTGAGCGGGGTCGCTGGGCCCTGGTGATGGGCGATGTCATGGGCAAGGGCGTGCCCGCCGGTCTGCTGATGACGATGCTGCGCGGGATGCTGCGCGCAGAGGTTCTTAGCGGTCTGCCACCGGATCGGATTCTTCACGACCTCAACCAGCTGGCGCAGGAAGACCTGGCGCAGTCGCACCGGTTCGTGACGCTGTTTTATTCCGACCTGGATCCGCGCACGTTGCGGTTGCGTTATGCCAATGCGGCCCACAACCCGCCCCTGCTTTGGCGCGCCGAGCGACGGGTGATCATGCGGCTCGACGCCGCTGGGCTCCTGATCGGTCTGCAACCTGAGGCTGAGTTCGCTCTTGGTGAGGTTCGCCTCGAACCGGGAGACGTGTTGCTCTACTACACCGATGGTGTGACTGAAGCACCGGGGATCACGGGCGATCGTTTCGACGAGGCGCGGCTGATTCGTGCTCTTGAAACGGCCTGTCGCAGTGGTCAGGGGGCGCAGGGAATTCTGGAAAGCCTGTTTGAACGCTTGGACCGTTTTGTTGGTCCGGATCGTCAGTTGGAGGATGACGCGTCGCTTGTGGTGCTGAAAGTTCCGGAGGCCGTCACGTTGCCGAGTGTGCAGGGACGGTCAATCGCCTGA